The proteins below come from a single candidate division KSB1 bacterium genomic window:
- the secG gene encoding preprotein translocase subunit SecG produces MQTFLIILHFIVTILLMIVILLQSSKGGGLAGVFGGGGAMGTVFGGRGAASFLSKVTTVLAAIFLGLALLISYIDKGRSVDSELADEMRKRSEMESQSAPAAIAPLVQPEGQTSSSAQPNQPDTK; encoded by the coding sequence ATGCAAACTTTTTTAATTATACTTCATTTTATCGTTACAATTTTGCTGATGATTGTGATCTTGCTGCAATCGAGCAAAGGCGGTGGTCTTGCTGGCGTTTTTGGAGGCGGAGGTGCCATGGGCACGGTTTTTGGCGGCCGCGGGGCAGCTTCGTTTCTCAGTAAAGTGACCACAGTATTAGCAGCGATCTTTCTTGGTCTAGCGTTATTGATCAGCTATATCGATAAGGGACGTAGTGTGGACAGTGAACTGGCGGATGAGATGAGAAAGCGCAGTGAGATGGAAAGCCAATCTGCCCCAGCAGCGATCGCCCCTTTGGTTCAGCCTGAGGGTCAAACATCCTCATCCGCTCAGCCAAATCAACCTGATACTAAATAA
- a CDS encoding RNA polymerase sigma factor RpoD/SigA: protein MLSNNHKYSDILLKYLHDLDQIPQITPEEEIALARQIKKGDKQALHKLVRSNLKFVVYIAREYEERGLPLDELISEGNLGLLEAANRFDPDRGYKFISYAVWWIRQSILRALAKYSRLVRVPINRTWILQKMTAVVSALEQDLGRTPALEEVAEELDMPVEELMENLAYLKHEVFLEDSTRPFDDNLSLIEKISSEEFGAPSSGLIQESMKTDIRLALESLRPIEAEVLKKYFGIDQERPLTLLEIGDEMNLSRERIRQIKNKALRRLQYFHRREKLRYYLDEMK from the coding sequence ATGTTGAGCAATAATCATAAGTACAGTGATATATTATTAAAATATCTCCACGACCTGGATCAAATTCCCCAAATTACCCCTGAAGAGGAGATTGCCTTAGCTCGTCAAATCAAAAAAGGCGATAAACAAGCGCTACATAAGTTGGTCCGATCAAACTTGAAATTTGTGGTTTATATTGCAAGAGAGTATGAGGAACGGGGTTTGCCTTTGGATGAACTGATCAGCGAAGGAAATCTGGGCCTTCTTGAAGCTGCAAATCGGTTTGATCCAGATCGAGGATACAAATTCATCTCTTATGCGGTGTGGTGGATTCGGCAATCGATATTGCGGGCCCTGGCCAAATATTCTCGGCTGGTCAGAGTTCCGATCAATCGAACGTGGATACTGCAGAAAATGACGGCGGTGGTTAGCGCTTTGGAACAGGATTTGGGACGAACTCCTGCTCTGGAAGAAGTTGCTGAAGAATTAGATATGCCAGTTGAGGAGCTAATGGAAAACCTCGCATATTTAAAGCATGAGGTATTTTTAGAAGATTCAACTCGTCCGTTCGACGATAATTTGTCGTTAATAGAGAAGATTAGCAGCGAGGAATTTGGTGCGCCTTCAAGTGGATTGATCCAGGAATCCATGAAAACTGATATTCGGCTGGCGCTGGAATCGCTCCGTCCGATCGAAGCCGAGGTACTGAAAAAGTATTTTGGGATCGATCAAGAACGTCCACTCACCCTATTAGAGATTGGTGATGAGATGAATTTGAGCCGAGAGCGAATACGGCAGATCAAAAATAAGGCGCTTCGAAGACTACAATATTTTCATCGTCGGGAGAAATTGCGCTATTACCTCGATGAAATGAAATGA
- a CDS encoding tetratricopeptide repeat protein — translation MKDLKKISIMLLAVSVLWSVAFKVSWVSAQDPQTEYQKKLEEYERERARLEAENQKKAAMLEEQQRINAAKRYYLEGNTNLKKGLPEEALKSYELATQYDNNFALAYHGKGVALTKLRRYDEAIAAYQKSVMIDPLYGDGYLGLARLYKDMNRYDDALTMCLKAIDAYQNAQNSKPKDVSEAYYELGVVYDKRKEFQKAADAFLKAAQLDSTNYRAYNAQGAALQTLDKSEQAIAAFKKAVEINPKFFESYGRMASLYNKLGQYDKALEAAQNSLKVRPTYPLGAFEAGTALKNMGRFQEAIKHFEIALKDRQWAQAAQYEIDMIKKKMK, via the coding sequence ATGAAAGATTTGAAAAAAATTTCAATAATGCTTCTTGCCGTTTCGGTGCTCTGGTCGGTCGCCTTTAAGGTCAGTTGGGTAAGCGCCCAGGACCCCCAAACTGAATACCAGAAGAAACTTGAAGAATATGAGCGCGAAAGAGCTCGGCTTGAAGCGGAAAATCAGAAAAAAGCAGCGATGCTAGAAGAACAGCAACGCATTAATGCCGCCAAGCGTTATTACCTGGAGGGCAATACCAATCTAAAAAAAGGCCTACCAGAAGAAGCGCTCAAATCATATGAATTGGCAACACAATACGATAACAATTTCGCTCTGGCCTATCATGGGAAAGGCGTCGCTCTGACCAAACTGCGCCGCTACGATGAAGCGATCGCTGCTTATCAAAAGTCAGTGATGATCGATCCCCTGTATGGAGACGGGTACTTAGGGCTTGCTCGGCTTTACAAGGACATGAATCGGTATGATGACGCTCTAACGATGTGTTTGAAGGCTATCGACGCCTATCAAAATGCCCAAAATTCTAAGCCCAAGGACGTTTCAGAGGCTTATTATGAACTGGGCGTTGTCTATGACAAACGAAAGGAATTTCAGAAAGCAGCCGATGCGTTCCTAAAGGCAGCTCAATTAGATAGTACAAACTATCGCGCGTATAATGCTCAGGGTGCTGCCCTTCAAACCCTCGATAAGAGCGAGCAAGCGATTGCTGCTTTCAAGAAGGCTGTTGAAATCAACCCCAAATTCTTCGAGTCATATGGGAGAATGGCTTCCCTTTACAACAAGCTTGGTCAATACGATAAAGCTTTGGAAGCAGCCCAAAATAGTCTCAAAGTGAGACCAACTTATCCGCTCGGGGCATTTGAAGCGGGCACAGCTTTAAAAAATATGGGCAGATTTCAAGAAGCCATTAAGCATTTCGAAATTGCATTAAAAGATAGACAATGGGCTCAAGCTGCACAATATGAAATCGATATGATCAAAAAGAAAATGAAATAA
- a CDS encoding septal ring lytic transglycosylase RlpA family protein — protein MTSVKIGSLIVLISFVSFIALSDNCSRRKYLDNPSIEIPFEEPRESQQDTGIVYLEKKQVKEQPQQATLPSQQAAKPAFETIKTNPKVVKVEYGRASYYADKFQGRPTASGELYDRQQLTAAHRTLPFNTMCRVTNISNKKSVIVRINDRGPHVSRRIIDLSYEAMRQLDGLSFGEIDVMLEVLQ, from the coding sequence ATGACATCTGTCAAAATCGGATCACTCATTGTGCTTATCTCGTTTGTTTCTTTTATTGCTCTATCAGATAATTGCTCACGTCGAAAGTACCTTGACAATCCTTCAATCGAAATCCCCTTTGAAGAGCCCCGAGAATCGCAACAAGATACAGGGATCGTTTATTTAGAAAAAAAGCAAGTAAAAGAGCAACCTCAACAAGCGACCCTGCCATCGCAACAAGCGGCAAAACCAGCTTTTGAAACCATTAAAACAAATCCAAAAGTGGTGAAAGTGGAATATGGCCGCGCATCCTATTACGCAGATAAATTCCAAGGGAGACCAACAGCCAGCGGAGAACTATATGATCGCCAACAACTGACTGCGGCTCACAGAACATTGCCATTCAATACCATGTGTCGGGTGACCAATATCAGCAATAAAAAGAGCGTTATTGTTCGGATCAATGATCGCGGACCTCATGTGTCGAGGCGAATTATCGATCTCTCTTATGAAGCAATGCGCCAGCTCGATGGCTTGAGTTTTGGCGAGATTGATGTCATGCTCGAAGTATTACAGTAA
- a CDS encoding thioredoxin family protein yields the protein MKPKKVFQFSLLSILIFGLLNGLSAKDKTIENFTLTDYNGKTHSLSDYQNSKAIVVMFIATQCPVSNAYNARMAKLYEEYQPKGIAFLGINSNKQESIDEIKAHAEQNKFGFPVLKDVNNVIADKFGASFTPEVYVLSPKFEILYHGRIDDSRREEEVKSRDLRKALDEILAGKKVHVPETKAFGCTIKRVNQ from the coding sequence ATGAAACCGAAAAAAGTATTTCAATTTAGTTTGCTTTCAATATTAATATTCGGGCTGTTAAATGGTCTTAGCGCGAAGGACAAAACGATTGAGAATTTTACTTTGACTGACTACAATGGGAAGACTCATTCCCTATCAGATTATCAAAACTCTAAGGCCATCGTGGTGATGTTCATTGCTACGCAATGTCCTGTTTCAAATGCTTATAATGCCCGAATGGCAAAATTGTATGAGGAATATCAGCCAAAGGGGATTGCATTTTTAGGGATCAACTCTAATAAGCAGGAGAGCATTGACGAAATCAAAGCCCACGCTGAGCAGAATAAATTTGGATTCCCAGTCCTCAAAGATGTGAATAACGTCATCGCTGATAAGTTTGGAGCCTCTTTCACTCCAGAAGTATACGTGCTCAGCCCGAAATTTGAGATCCTTTATCATGGCCGAATTGACGATTCGCGCCGCGAGGAGGAAGTAAAATCACGTGATCTGCGCAAGGCGCTGGATGAAATTTTAGCAGGCAAGAAGGTTCATGTGCCAGAAACGAAAGCTTTTGGCTGCACGATTAAAAGGGTTAACCAATGA
- a CDS encoding TlpA family protein disulfide reductase, translating to MRRFFIFWIVILLVLNCRSKSERQTSLPKPTAHLAEQTDEIVVEKLDEFGLRKLLSQRNGKVLFLNVWATWCIPCREEFPDIVQLSKEYQQNKVEFVGLSVDYPDEISTKIIPFLRSVRANFKIYVQDFKDPAVLIQRLDANWSGAIPATFIFDAEGSRQATFIGMGSYEQFKKELDKVLTH from the coding sequence ATGAGACGGTTCTTCATATTTTGGATCGTGATTTTGTTGGTGCTCAATTGTCGCAGCAAAAGCGAGCGACAAACCTCCCTTCCAAAACCAACAGCTCATTTGGCGGAGCAAACCGATGAAATCGTGGTAGAGAAGCTCGATGAATTCGGCCTTCGAAAATTGCTTTCGCAGCGGAATGGCAAGGTATTATTCTTGAATGTCTGGGCGACTTGGTGCATCCCTTGTCGCGAAGAGTTTCCAGATATAGTCCAGTTATCCAAGGAGTACCAACAAAACAAAGTGGAATTTGTCGGCTTAAGTGTCGATTATCCTGACGAAATTTCAACCAAAATTATCCCGTTTTTAAGATCAGTTCGGGCTAATTTCAAAATTTATGTTCAGGACTTTAAAGATCCAGCCGTCCTCATTCAGCGATTAGATGCCAATTGGAGCGGCGCTATACCAGCGACATTCATTTTTGATGCAGAAGGTTCTCGACAGGCAACGTTCATAGGGATGGGGAGCTACGAACAATTTAAAAAGGAACTGGATAAAGTTTTGACCCATTAA
- the tpiA gene encoding triose-phosphate isomerase, which translates to MRKKIIAGNWKMNKTGAEAATFARDLKIKTLNIHKTEIVVCPPFTAIDSVYNILKDSRIKLGAQNVHWEAAGAFTGEVSAGMIEAAGCKYVIIGHSERRQYFGETDVTVNKKIKQTLTTTLSPIVCIGETLDQRQAGQTEAVINHQIRAGLAGLSKEQMERIVLAYEPVWAIGTGVTATPQQAEQVHLFIRQLLTELFDRSIADRTAILYGGSVKPDNIHELLNQPDIDGGLIGGASLKVDSFVEMIKIAETLSN; encoded by the coding sequence ATGAGAAAAAAGATAATCGCTGGCAACTGGAAAATGAACAAAACTGGCGCTGAAGCTGCAACCTTTGCCAGAGATCTAAAAATCAAGACACTGAATATTCATAAAACAGAAATTGTCGTTTGTCCCCCATTTACAGCAATCGACTCTGTCTATAATATCCTGAAAGACAGTCGCATTAAATTGGGGGCACAAAATGTTCATTGGGAAGCGGCTGGTGCTTTCACAGGCGAAGTTTCTGCTGGCATGATTGAAGCAGCGGGTTGCAAATATGTGATCATCGGGCATTCAGAGCGAAGACAATATTTTGGAGAGACCGATGTGACAGTCAACAAAAAAATTAAGCAGACTCTAACAACCACCCTCTCCCCTATCGTTTGCATTGGGGAGACATTAGATCAACGCCAAGCAGGACAAACCGAGGCTGTGATCAACCATCAAATTCGAGCGGGACTTGCGGGTCTCTCCAAGGAACAGATGGAGCGAATTGTTCTGGCGTACGAGCCGGTTTGGGCCATCGGTACAGGTGTCACTGCTACGCCACAGCAGGCCGAGCAGGTTCATCTCTTTATTCGACAACTGCTCACCGAGTTATTCGATCGGTCAATCGCCGATAGAACAGCAATACTATATGGTGGCAGTGTAAAACCTGATAATATTCACGAATTGCTAAACCAACCAGACATAGATGGTGGATTGATTGGTGGCGCCAGCTTAAAAGTTGATTCATTTGTTGAAATGATCAAAATTGCTGAAACCTTATCCAATTAA